A single Arachnia propionica DNA region contains:
- a CDS encoding ABC transporter permease — MKDRLYLRYSRNDLKRNWGVNTALMVILVLSAFLMATGCMVMERLLGGINQLFEEAKPPHFLQMHTGDYDTKALDDFAAAHPEIESWFIEDMVGYDSPSLTWSRSSTGESGSLAASLIDNLFITQNKKFDHLLDGSGTVVEPGNGEVYVPVAYQEKFGLQVGDTLSVQTDTGPRDFTISGFVRDSQMASSLSSATRFVISPDDFAALGSAGGGSSEIIVEYRLADASNASALQTAYDSDHSLPRNGPAVTFDMIRLINAFSDGLVAVALVFASLLLVVIALINLRFVIRGTMEDEVREIGVMRAIGLPARAVTGLYLGKYSIMAFLACVIGGLLGSFATNLLTTSIVKNYSASAPGPATVLTPLIALALVYLLVVGICRGILRGIRRIEVVNALVHGSTLNDRQTARKAAGQARRALRTTLGAGRGSINRRLSLADLRAEMGQWILIPLVFFLTSLLLILPMNLLSTFSSPRFVTYMGAPESDIRADVQFSKEVEATRGKLVRALENDQRLTNIRTYANVLYETRGKKGWETLRVEVGDYSANTVKFLTGSRPENGQIALSALNAKKYNVKAGDTMTIRLDGKPSTVTISGTYQDVTSGGHTAKMQGSVTEGAASYVIYAETVGGADPMTIAAEYDLQYKHASIVPMQEYVKQTLSYVTDAFRSAALLSLVFGLAVAALITGLFLKLRLTRERRRMGVLSALGFSRNELISQVRFKTVLTVAAGTAVGTVFAATLGEGLISGLISLTGIGLTSLSFIPNPLLVYLGYPLLLITVGFLASVPLTAGLRRGESSEWLNK, encoded by the coding sequence ATGAAAGACCGTTTGTACCTGCGGTACTCCCGCAACGATCTGAAAAGGAACTGGGGTGTCAACACGGCCCTGATGGTCATCCTGGTCCTCAGCGCCTTCCTCATGGCAACCGGCTGCATGGTGATGGAACGCCTCCTCGGCGGCATCAACCAGCTCTTCGAGGAGGCCAAACCACCTCACTTCCTGCAGATGCACACCGGGGACTACGACACCAAGGCTCTCGACGACTTCGCAGCCGCACATCCCGAGATCGAGTCGTGGTTCATCGAGGACATGGTGGGTTACGACTCCCCCTCCCTGACATGGTCCCGGTCCTCGACAGGTGAATCCGGAAGCCTGGCCGCGAGCCTCATCGACAACCTGTTCATCACGCAGAACAAGAAATTCGACCACCTGCTGGACGGCTCGGGCACCGTCGTGGAACCGGGCAACGGGGAGGTCTACGTCCCCGTTGCCTACCAGGAGAAGTTCGGCCTCCAAGTCGGCGACACCCTTTCGGTCCAGACGGACACAGGGCCCCGCGACTTCACGATCTCGGGTTTCGTCCGCGACTCCCAGATGGCCTCCTCACTGTCCTCCGCGACCCGGTTCGTCATCTCCCCCGACGACTTCGCCGCCCTCGGTTCCGCGGGCGGGGGGAGCAGCGAGATCATCGTTGAGTACCGGCTCGCGGATGCTTCCAACGCCAGCGCCTTGCAGACGGCATACGACTCGGACCACTCCCTTCCCCGCAACGGCCCGGCCGTCACGTTCGACATGATCCGCCTGATCAACGCGTTCAGCGACGGGCTCGTCGCGGTGGCGCTGGTCTTCGCCAGCCTCCTGCTGGTGGTGATCGCCCTGATCAACCTGCGTTTCGTCATCCGGGGAACCATGGAGGACGAGGTCCGTGAGATAGGTGTCATGCGAGCCATCGGGCTCCCCGCGCGAGCGGTCACGGGGCTCTACCTGGGCAAGTACAGCATCATGGCGTTCCTGGCGTGCGTCATCGGCGGGCTGCTCGGCAGCTTCGCCACGAATCTGTTGACGACCAGCATCGTCAAGAACTACTCCGCTTCGGCTCCCGGCCCGGCCACCGTACTGACACCCTTGATCGCCCTGGCGCTGGTGTATCTCCTCGTCGTCGGAATCTGCCGCGGCATCCTGCGCGGGATCCGTCGCATCGAAGTGGTGAATGCTCTGGTGCACGGCAGCACCCTGAATGACCGGCAGACCGCGAGGAAAGCCGCTGGGCAGGCCCGCAGGGCGCTCCGCACCACCCTGGGTGCGGGGCGAGGCAGCATCAACCGGCGCCTGTCCCTGGCGGATCTGCGCGCCGAGATGGGACAGTGGATCCTAATTCCCCTGGTGTTCTTCCTGACCTCGCTGTTGCTGATCCTCCCCATGAACCTGCTCAGCACCTTCTCCAGCCCACGGTTCGTCACCTACATGGGGGCTCCCGAATCGGACATCCGCGCCGACGTGCAGTTCTCGAAAGAAGTCGAGGCCACACGTGGCAAGCTCGTGAGGGCGTTGGAGAACGACCAACGCCTCACCAACATCCGGACCTACGCGAACGTCCTGTACGAGACCCGAGGAAAAAAAGGCTGGGAGACGCTGCGCGTGGAGGTCGGTGACTACTCGGCCAACACCGTGAAGTTCCTCACCGGCAGCCGCCCGGAAAACGGTCAAATCGCACTGTCCGCGTTGAACGCGAAGAAATACAACGTCAAGGCCGGTGACACCATGACCATCAGGCTCGACGGGAAACCGAGCACCGTCACGATCTCGGGCACCTACCAGGACGTCACCAGCGGCGGCCACACCGCAAAGATGCAGGGCTCCGTCACGGAGGGAGCAGCAAGCTACGTCATCTACGCCGAGACGGTCGGTGGCGCTGATCCCATGACGATTGCGGCGGAATACGACTTACAGTACAAGCACGCGAGCATCGTCCCGATGCAGGAGTACGTGAAGCAGACCCTGTCATACGTGACCGACGCGTTCCGCAGCGCCGCTCTGCTGTCGCTCGTCTTCGGCTTGGCCGTAGCGGCCCTGATCACCGGGTTGTTCCTGAAACTGCGACTCACCCGGGAACGCCGCCGAATGGGTGTGCTGTCCGCGCTCGGGTTCTCCAGGAACGAACTCATCAGCCAGGTCCGGTTCAAGACGGTGCTCACCGTGGCGGCCGGCACCGCCGTCGGCACGGTGTTCGCCGCCACCCTCGGGGAGGGACTGATCAGCGGATTGATCTCGCTGACCGGCATCGGCCTGACCAGTCTGAGTTTCATCCCCAATCCGCTTCTGGTCTACCTCGGCTACCCCTTGCTCCTCATCACGGTTGGCTTCCTCGCCTCCGTGCCGCTCACCGCCGGGTTGCGCCGCGGCGAATCCAGCGAATGGCTCAACAAGTAA
- a CDS encoding sensor histidine kinase, with protein sequence MKLRRARLTLSLIKQMPVEPVIGVALFAMTLGTPQGTSGPTSTGVALVMVAASFLLPWQPLPALALAMCYFGLWSTFNIPGVSMNLCGGAFVYNWFKNRRTGRWTLAIIYPLLLLITWEIRDSWNDTLINLIFFTGVTLFSATAGAISNQRRRAEEKAHRESEEALRSTRLLVASELHDSVAQTQTLVVMNLEDLAEDPRLPGELIPDLLDTLELSRRATTELRAAMAALRNVDQDFSSFGRQSTHSLDTQLTQALSALQDNGFNTETHFDIPGDKLSPDLEYGMSKILGELVANVVWHGAPGTCTIEAREDDDCVMLRVINDIGTATPAKSNGGHGLLGVKERVDLLNGTHSFAPKGHQWHAEVRVPLTVRTDE encoded by the coding sequence GTGAAGTTGCGACGCGCCCGTCTGACCCTCTCCCTCATCAAACAAATGCCCGTGGAGCCGGTGATCGGCGTTGCGCTATTCGCAATGACCTTGGGTACACCACAGGGCACATCGGGACCGACTTCTACAGGAGTTGCACTGGTGATGGTTGCAGCCTCTTTCTTACTTCCTTGGCAACCATTACCAGCCCTTGCACTAGCAATGTGCTACTTCGGCTTGTGGAGCACATTCAACATCCCCGGGGTATCCATGAATCTGTGCGGAGGAGCTTTCGTATACAACTGGTTCAAAAATCGCCGCACCGGTCGCTGGACACTGGCCATCATCTACCCTTTGTTATTGCTGATCACCTGGGAGATTCGCGACTCGTGGAACGACACTCTAATCAATCTCATCTTCTTCACCGGAGTCACTCTGTTCAGCGCCACGGCCGGCGCAATCTCGAATCAGCGACGCCGGGCCGAGGAGAAGGCTCATCGGGAAAGCGAAGAAGCACTGCGTTCGACCCGTCTCCTCGTCGCGAGCGAGCTCCATGACAGCGTCGCCCAAACCCAGACCTTGGTGGTGATGAACCTCGAGGACCTCGCGGAGGACCCGCGACTTCCCGGGGAACTGATCCCCGACCTACTCGACACACTCGAGTTGTCGCGCCGCGCCACCACTGAGCTCCGCGCCGCCATGGCGGCTCTTCGAAACGTAGATCAGGACTTCAGTTCTTTCGGACGCCAGTCGACTCACTCCCTCGACACACAGTTGACCCAGGCATTGAGCGCCCTTCAGGACAACGGATTCAATACAGAAACTCATTTCGACATCCCTGGCGACAAGCTCTCCCCCGACCTCGAATACGGCATGTCCAAGATTTTGGGAGAGCTTGTCGCCAACGTCGTGTGGCACGGAGCTCCCGGAACGTGCACCATCGAAGCCCGCGAAGACGACGATTGCGTCATGCTGCGGGTGATCAACGACATCGGCACCGCAACTCCAGCGAAGAGCAACGGAGGCCATGGGCTGCTCGGCGTCAAGGAAAGGGTCGATCTGCTGAACGGCACACATTCCTTCGCCCCCAAGGGACATCAGTGGCATGCCGAGGTCAGGGTACCGCTGACCGTCAGAACCGACGAATAG
- a CDS encoding ISAs1 family transposase has translation MEEHPRPPQHDHRSWRRVRRTIKVCQVPDWIDWPGARQVAQLRRTRTIDGRKTVEVVYLITSLDARQTSPVDLADLIQSHWGIENRLHWVRDVTFDEDRHQFHTGYGPAVMATLRNTAISLHRLAGAVSIATALRRHSRDPLRPLQLITQPRQNP, from the coding sequence CTGGAAGAACATCCCCGCCCACCACAGCACGACCACCGGTCATGGCGGCGCGTGAGGCGCACGATCAAGGTCTGTCAGGTCCCTGACTGGATCGACTGGCCGGGTGCCCGTCAGGTCGCACAGTTGCGCCGTACTCGCACCATCGACGGCCGCAAGACCGTGGAGGTGGTCTACCTGATCACCTCCCTCGATGCCCGCCAGACCAGCCCCGTTGACCTCGCCGATCTCATCCAGAGTCATTGGGGTATCGAGAACCGGCTGCACTGGGTCAGGGATGTGACCTTCGACGAGGACCGTCACCAGTTCCACACCGGGTACGGCCCCGCCGTAATGGCCACGTTGCGCAACACCGCGATCAGCCTCCATCGCCTGGCCGGAGCTGTCAGCATCGCCACAGCCCTCAGACGCCACTCCAGAGACCCTCTGCGACCACTCCAACTCATCACCCAACCCCGACAAAACCCCTAG
- a CDS encoding ABC transporter ATP-binding protein, with translation MPTITLDCTEITKTYTTTDPPTQVLHGVDLQVPEGEFLVIMGASGSGKSTLLYNISGMDRPTAGTVRLEGRELTGLSDKEMSRVRLTRMGFVFQQAYFLSNLTIRDNVLLPALKADPRRAGEAASRVDALLDRFGIGHVKQHGITEVSGGQLQRASICRALAGEPAIVFADEPTGALNSSMTAEVMDALSGVHAEGRTIVMVTHDPACAARADRVVYLRDGRLVDSRSMERWHPEQATQREDDLLAWLRGLGF, from the coding sequence ATGCCAACCATCACGCTCGACTGCACTGAAATCACCAAGACCTACACCACCACCGACCCACCGACCCAAGTTCTCCACGGGGTCGATCTCCAGGTGCCCGAAGGGGAATTCCTGGTCATCATGGGAGCTTCGGGATCCGGCAAGTCGACTCTGCTCTACAACATCAGTGGCATGGACCGGCCCACCGCAGGAACAGTGCGTCTCGAGGGGCGGGAACTGACCGGTCTCAGCGACAAGGAAATGAGCCGGGTTCGTCTGACCCGCATGGGTTTCGTGTTCCAACAGGCGTATTTCCTGTCCAATCTCACCATCCGCGACAACGTGCTGCTTCCCGCGCTCAAGGCCGATCCGAGAAGAGCCGGCGAAGCGGCCTCCCGGGTGGATGCGCTGCTCGACCGGTTCGGCATCGGGCACGTCAAACAGCACGGAATCACGGAGGTCTCCGGTGGGCAGCTCCAGCGCGCCTCCATCTGCCGGGCGCTGGCCGGTGAACCGGCAATCGTGTTCGCCGACGAACCCACCGGAGCGCTGAACAGCTCCATGACGGCGGAGGTCATGGACGCCCTGTCCGGTGTTCACGCCGAGGGGCGGACCATCGTCATGGTCACCCACGACCCGGCTTGCGCGGCCCGCGCGGACCGGGTGGTGTACCTGAGGGACGGGCGGCTCGTGGACTCGCGCTCCATGGAACGCTGGCATCCTGAACAAGCCACTCAACGGGAGGACGACCTCCTGGCCTGGCTACGAGGTCTCGGCTTCTGA
- a CDS encoding condensation domain-containing protein, whose translation MTEPTLPMSPAQQGMYFDSQLRQSADYHIAIELYTERLSRSRLTQAVSAVVAEQPALRASVARNESGPVYMIAESVEAPVRHHDLTGAEENLDKIFHTARHAPFQLNTAPLFRVVAARLPDGDRLLVVCHHLIADGQSVSILTDRIIDLARGTREITASRTDQGLFTHQNGQLSRPSPETLARRESFWSENLPRHRIPQLDHWLLASPHEDAAREFRLTVPHDTPEAVRETAQEAEVSEFTVYLAAFGALLAHYAGEDQVSFASPFMDRPHLEMENSIGCFIRTLPVLIDVSPGLRVRDWGEVGMVAIGIGWFGIFLPLMHRLTGSHLWSGIATGGGVAVFAAPGNLFSSFNLAMVWPLYALQLVILGVAMSLLLSRMKGNTLFFLIPFWVSASGGLWRAYYFAAATQLVQITLLLALTGILYLVLRHQASGNMAVPHTFPEYLEQDYTVREGAILPGRGNRSSETATGYTPAARNLATKGAL comes from the coding sequence ATGACCGAACCCACCCTTCCCATGTCCCCTGCCCAGCAAGGCATGTATTTCGACAGCCAGCTTCGACAGTCCGCTGACTATCACATCGCGATTGAGCTGTACACAGAGCGTCTTTCCCGTTCACGTCTGACCCAGGCGGTCAGCGCAGTCGTGGCGGAACAACCGGCATTGCGCGCGTCAGTCGCCAGAAACGAGTCCGGGCCCGTGTACATGATCGCCGAATCGGTCGAGGCACCTGTGCGTCACCACGACCTGACAGGTGCTGAGGAGAACTTGGACAAGATCTTCCACACGGCCCGGCACGCGCCTTTCCAGCTGAACACCGCCCCTCTGTTCCGAGTGGTGGCAGCTCGTCTGCCCGACGGAGACCGTCTGCTGGTCGTGTGCCACCACCTCATCGCCGACGGACAGTCGGTGAGCATCCTCACCGACCGCATCATCGACTTGGCCCGGGGAACCCGGGAGATCACCGCATCACGCACCGACCAGGGACTGTTCACCCATCAGAACGGTCAGCTCAGCCGGCCATCGCCCGAGACACTGGCTCGGCGCGAGAGTTTCTGGTCCGAAAACCTACCCCGCCACCGGATCCCGCAGCTCGATCACTGGTTGCTCGCCTCCCCACACGAGGACGCAGCCCGGGAGTTCCGCCTGACCGTGCCCCACGACACCCCCGAAGCCGTCCGCGAAACCGCGCAGGAGGCCGAGGTTTCCGAGTTCACCGTGTATCTGGCGGCCTTCGGAGCACTGCTCGCGCACTACGCCGGTGAGGACCAGGTCTCCTTCGCAAGTCCCTTCATGGATCGCCCTCACCTGGAGATGGAGAACAGCATCGGTTGTTTCATCCGAACACTTCCGGTACTGATTGACGTCTCACCCGGTCTGAGGGTCCGCGACTGGGGTGAGGTCGGCATGGTGGCCATCGGCATCGGCTGGTTCGGGATCTTCCTTCCCCTCATGCACCGCCTCACGGGAAGCCATCTGTGGTCGGGCATCGCAACCGGCGGAGGAGTCGCCGTGTTCGCCGCCCCCGGCAATCTGTTCTCATCATTCAACCTGGCCATGGTGTGGCCCCTCTACGCCCTGCAGCTGGTCATCCTCGGGGTGGCCATGAGTCTTCTGCTTTCCCGCATGAAGGGGAACACGTTGTTCTTCCTGATCCCCTTCTGGGTCTCGGCCTCCGGCGGCCTGTGGCGCGCGTACTACTTCGCAGCCGCAACCCAGCTCGTCCAGATCACCCTGCTGCTGGCCCTGACCGGAATTCTGTATCTGGTGTTGCGCCATCAGGCCAGCGGGAACATGGCGGTTCCTCACACGTTCCCCGAATACCTCGAGCAGGACTACACCGTCCGCGAGGGGGCCATCCTCCCGGGCAGGGGCAACAGGAGTTCCGAAACAGCAACCGGCTACACACCAGCGGCACGGAACCTCGCCACCAAGGGAGCACTGTGA
- a CDS encoding thioesterase II family protein, giving the protein MDSTFWNLRHSETGRQLIMFPFLGGFGASYNRLISDLDGGWDVWTANPPGHGPSPVPPLTDLASLRTHYLDALRDILKPDAVFCGHSMGSVVAYHLLACMHRLPAFADRMPSDLVLSGSCAPHHLPMAGKADLADTDLVLHLASFGAIPDEVVKDKSLMDLFVPAFRADYKVLEEMRTTPTENLPIRARLVFGGRDPQIPEDTPAAWQKYFASPVKTHVLEREEHMFVLHTTEALNQILNRI; this is encoded by the coding sequence ATGGACAGCACCTTCTGGAACCTGCGTCACTCCGAGACCGGGCGTCAACTCATCATGTTCCCGTTTCTTGGCGGTTTCGGAGCCTCCTACAACCGTCTCATCTCCGATCTGGACGGCGGCTGGGACGTCTGGACCGCGAACCCACCGGGGCACGGACCCAGCCCGGTGCCGCCGCTGACCGATCTGGCCAGTCTGCGAACCCACTACCTGGACGCGCTGCGCGACATCCTGAAACCGGATGCGGTGTTCTGCGGTCACAGCATGGGCAGCGTGGTCGCCTACCACCTCCTGGCCTGCATGCACCGTCTTCCGGCATTCGCTGACCGCATGCCGTCGGATCTGGTGCTGTCGGGTTCCTGCGCCCCACATCACCTTCCAATGGCGGGCAAGGCCGACCTGGCCGACACCGATCTCGTGCTCCATCTCGCATCCTTCGGAGCCATTCCCGATGAAGTGGTCAAGGACAAGTCCTTGATGGATCTGTTCGTGCCTGCTTTCCGAGCCGATTACAAGGTTCTCGAGGAAATGAGAACAACCCCCACGGAAAATCTACCGATACGTGCCCGCCTCGTGTTCGGCGGACGGGACCCCCAGATTCCGGAGGATACCCCTGCGGCCTGGCAGAAATACTTCGCCTCTCCTGTGAAAACCCATGTGTTGGAGCGGGAGGAACACATGTTCGTTCTCCATACCACCGAGGCCTTGAACCAGATTCTCAACAGGATCTGA
- a CDS encoding PKD domain-containing protein, with protein sequence MATSYQNRACSGGNIDDLFSPRSLPKQPAKEVAADSIEEARAKLDETDACSARAAGDDLLSVDHHLRESDGLSLWAKKYTYECQLTVRAQTDFVGPQTDLVLLTAGGNELGFTDIIANCFGPRIPGALEGANGTRCREGVAATMAGLPEMLDRLKSQISRLITERMTGNPKSQVILLAYPLLSLDRPYHLPDGAVSYDAARGVRELGRAAIREQRRIIDELENDFPGRVKFIEEVADAFDGHEPDPRVFTRNKHRWINEFLETSGDHGQNGGISGPRSGSSTDWYHPNLAGHRRIAKLMQDPSNLTSARSATETPDSPAAALQGPYVGKIGENLMLDARASLPSRGRITRFEWDFDGNGTFDATTGDGHVLHNYPQQISGYVRVRVTDESGAQATTSALLDITRDGDTIPDEFDNCPEHPNPMQDDLDGDGVGDSCQDPTAWGITAPLGSDEQAVTPPAEELPAPSLPRPPVLPASPGLPKTGK encoded by the coding sequence GTGGCCACCAGCTACCAGAACCGCGCCTGCTCCGGCGGGAACATCGATGACCTGTTCTCGCCGCGGTCGCTCCCCAAACAGCCCGCAAAGGAGGTGGCCGCCGATTCCATCGAGGAGGCCCGGGCCAAGCTGGACGAGACCGACGCCTGCTCCGCCCGGGCGGCCGGCGACGACCTCCTGTCCGTCGACCACCACCTGCGGGAAAGCGACGGCCTGTCGCTGTGGGCGAAGAAATACACCTACGAGTGCCAGCTGACCGTCCGCGCTCAGACCGATTTCGTGGGGCCCCAGACGGATCTGGTGTTGCTGACCGCAGGGGGAAACGAGCTGGGATTCACCGACATCATCGCGAACTGTTTCGGACCGCGGATCCCCGGCGCGCTGGAGGGGGCGAACGGGACGAGGTGCCGCGAGGGTGTGGCGGCCACCATGGCCGGGCTCCCTGAGATGCTGGACCGGCTCAAGTCGCAGATCTCCCGGCTGATCACGGAACGGATGACCGGAAACCCCAAATCACAGGTGATCCTGCTGGCCTATCCCCTGCTGTCCCTGGACCGCCCCTATCACCTGCCCGACGGCGCGGTGTCCTACGACGCCGCCCGGGGGGTGAGGGAACTGGGACGGGCCGCGATCAGGGAGCAGCGACGAATCATCGACGAACTGGAGAACGACTTCCCCGGCCGTGTGAAATTCATCGAAGAAGTCGCGGATGCCTTCGACGGACACGAACCGGACCCGCGCGTGTTCACCAGGAACAAACACCGCTGGATCAACGAGTTCCTGGAAACCTCGGGTGACCACGGGCAGAACGGGGGAATCAGCGGTCCCCGGTCCGGTTCCAGCACCGACTGGTACCACCCGAACCTGGCAGGGCATCGTCGGATCGCCAAGCTCATGCAGGATCCGTCGAACCTGACCAGTGCACGTTCCGCCACGGAGACACCCGACTCCCCCGCCGCGGCGCTGCAGGGCCCGTACGTGGGAAAGATCGGTGAGAACCTGATGCTGGACGCCCGCGCCAGCCTCCCCTCGCGGGGGCGGATCACCCGGTTCGAATGGGATTTCGACGGTAACGGCACCTTTGACGCAACCACCGGCGACGGACACGTCCTGCACAACTACCCGCAGCAGATCAGCGGGTACGTTCGGGTCCGGGTCACGGACGAATCCGGTGCCCAGGCAACAACGTCCGCGCTGTTGGACATCACCCGGGACGGCGACACCATCCCCGACGAGTTCGACAACTGCCCTGAGCACCCCAACCCGATGCAGGACGACCTCGACGGCGACGGCGTCGGGGACTCCTGTCAGGACCCCACGGCCTGGGGAATCACCGCTCCCCTGGGCAGCGACGAACAAGCGGTGACGCCCCCTGCCGAGGAGCTGCCCGCCCCGTCCCTACCCCGCCCACCGGTGCTCCCTGCCTCACCCGGCCTGCCCAAGACCGGAAAGTAG
- a CDS encoding transposase family protein, whose product MPVCGQSLLGVFATIADPRGRRGRRHDLAGVLAIATAAVCAGASSLVAIAEWAADVRP is encoded by the coding sequence ATGCCTGTCTGCGGCCAGTCGCTGTTGGGCGTGTTCGCCACCATCGCTGACCCTCGGGGACGTCGTGGTCGCCGCCACGACCTGGCCGGGGTTCTTGCCATCGCCACAGCGGCGGTGTGTGCCGGTGCGAGCAGCCTGGTCGCGATTGCCGAGTGGGCCGCTGATGTCCGGCCGTGA
- a CDS encoding DUF6790 family protein translates to MWILVLIGLGVITGLAQLALAGFPSETAIIMHTLLLHQFAVTHGLLAVIGFFTNVITPRQTAEKLGWATSPYQIKYGFQRLGLGVIGVLTIWFQGNFWAAALITLYIHGASGMWSHTQEVVRKHRENGTTDWAEIGNIVLDVIYHVLLTWMSLLIPGVWSLA, encoded by the coding sequence ATGTGGATCCTCGTACTCATAGGGCTCGGCGTCATCACCGGCCTGGCGCAACTGGCCCTGGCCGGCTTCCCGTCCGAGACCGCCATCATCATGCACACGCTGTTGTTGCACCAGTTCGCGGTGACCCACGGACTCCTGGCCGTCATCGGATTCTTCACCAACGTCATCACACCCAGACAGACGGCGGAGAAACTCGGTTGGGCCACCAGCCCTTACCAGATCAAGTACGGTTTCCAGCGGCTCGGCCTCGGGGTCATCGGCGTCCTCACCATCTGGTTCCAGGGAAACTTCTGGGCCGCCGCGCTCATCACCCTCTACATCCACGGTGCGAGCGGCATGTGGAGCCACACCCAGGAAGTTGTTCGGAAACATCGTGAAAACGGCACCACGGACTGGGCAGAAATTGGCAACATAGTGCTTGACGTGATCTACCACGTCCTCCTGACGTGGATGTCCCTGCTGATCCCCGGCGTCTGGAGCCTGGCATGA
- a CDS encoding MFS transporter yields MSAATQLPEDADTLSGTPSPGPSTDTRSRRHFRSFMVIWAAQLVARVGNGLTAFGLGVYVYQQSGLSTAVSLVTLAAFLPSLLLSPFGGVLADRYDRRLLMIFGDTFSALGLLAMIVAFHTDFASVPVICACVALSSVFSSVMDPAYRATVTDLLTPEQYARAGGLVQLASASQYLISPAIAGLLMASSGITTVLTIDIATMVLTVACMLLVWRTVKTPPRRTTTGFWADFRQGISFLRQHSGITVLMTLITVVTFCMGFLQTLLTPMLLDLTDESTLGAVRSVAAVGMIVASLIIGVFNMKGAHLTYITCFLAAGGVLIFLLGTTTSILAIGVLAFAFFMTLPPLNTSVEVIARSSIPNETQGKVWGLMGLISQLGYVVAYAVSGVLADSVFNPLLREGGALADSLGALIGVGTSRGIGFMLMIVGVLLIGMAVAIPRARSIRSLQNNLPLTEKKGV; encoded by the coding sequence ATGAGCGCCGCCACCCAGCTACCCGAGGATGCTGACACCCTGTCCGGCACCCCTTCTCCAGGCCCATCCACCGATACCCGCTCCCGCCGCCATTTCCGCAGTTTCATGGTGATCTGGGCAGCTCAGCTGGTGGCCAGGGTCGGAAACGGACTCACGGCCTTCGGGCTCGGGGTCTACGTCTATCAGCAGTCGGGCCTGAGCACCGCCGTGTCGCTCGTCACGCTGGCCGCTTTCCTGCCGTCGCTGCTGTTGTCCCCGTTCGGGGGTGTGCTCGCCGACCGATATGACCGCCGCCTCCTGATGATCTTCGGCGACACCTTCTCCGCACTCGGTCTTCTCGCCATGATCGTCGCCTTCCACACCGATTTCGCGAGTGTTCCCGTCATCTGCGCCTGTGTGGCGCTGAGCTCCGTGTTCAGCTCCGTCATGGATCCCGCCTATCGGGCCACCGTCACCGACCTGCTCACCCCCGAGCAGTACGCCCGGGCAGGAGGGCTGGTCCAGTTGGCCTCCGCATCCCAATACCTGATCTCCCCCGCCATTGCCGGATTGCTCATGGCCTCCTCCGGAATCACGACGGTACTCACGATCGACATCGCCACCATGGTTCTGACAGTGGCGTGCATGCTGCTGGTGTGGCGGACCGTCAAAACCCCGCCCCGCCGGACGACAACCGGCTTCTGGGCTGACTTCCGGCAAGGAATCAGCTTTCTGCGCCAGCATTCAGGCATCACCGTGTTGATGACCCTGATCACTGTGGTCACTTTCTGCATGGGCTTCCTGCAGACCCTGCTCACCCCGATGCTGCTCGATCTCACGGACGAGTCCACGCTCGGTGCGGTCCGTTCCGTCGCTGCCGTGGGCATGATCGTTGCGAGCCTGATCATCGGCGTGTTCAACATGAAGGGGGCCCACCTCACCTACATCACGTGTTTCCTGGCAGCAGGTGGTGTTCTCATCTTCCTCCTGGGAACCACCACCAGCATCCTGGCCATCGGAGTGCTGGCCTTCGCCTTCTTCATGACCCTCCCCCCGCTCAACACGAGCGTCGAGGTCATCGCCAGGTCCTCCATACCCAACGAGACCCAGGGCAAGGTCTGGGGTCTCATGGGACTGATCTCCCAACTCGGCTACGTCGTGGCCTACGCGGTCTCCGGTGTTCTCGCCGACAGCGTTTTCAACCCTCTGCTCCGTGAGGGCGGCGCGCTTGCGGACTCCCTGGGTGCCCTCATCGGAGTCGGCACCTCGCGCGGCATCGGGTTCATGCTCATGATCGTCGGAGTCCTTCTGATCGGCATGGCGGTTGCGATCCCCCGTGCCCGCAGCATTCGCTCCCTCCAGAACAACCTGCCCCTCACCGAGAAGAAGGGCGTGTGA